A region of the Cryptococcus neoformans var. neoformans B-3501A chromosome 6, whole genome shotgun sequence genome:
CCGTTGGGTGAGCGTTCTGCAGTCTCTGGACACATTGCGAAGTTCAGCTTACATTATGGCATTGGAAAGCTTGTGGAGGAGGTTTAATCATCTCGACAGGCAGCCCTTCCTGTTTCCCAAATGAAACTCGAGAACAACGAACCTGGCGACTAGTTGTGGTTTGCCATCGTCGGCTCATCCATGGCATCATCGATCGACGATCATTGCCGGGCCGATCGCGGCGATCGCCGAAAAAGTAAGGAAATAACGGAATCAACTGGATGCCACACTTGAATTAGATAAATATCCGCAAAACTCCGGTCTTCCAAAACTCGCGGAAGCTGCTTTGTGATTTTTCGCGCAACATCGAaatcaccttctcctcatccatcaaCTACTTTCGTCAAAATGGTCAGTTGAGCACCATTACAGACGTGAAGACTCAAAGAGAATTGGCACTGACATGAAGATCCATAGGCCCCCAAGAAGGTTCGAGCCCCCCAGGAAGCTGCTGTCTCTCTCGGTCCCCAGGTCGCTGAGGGTGAGAATGTCTTCGGCGTTGCCCACATCTTCGCTTCGTATGTCGACTTGATTTTTAAGGAAAAGAATGTTGAACAGGCAGTGTTGACACGAGTTTTTTTAGCTTCAACGACACTTTCGTCCACGTTACCGACTTGACCGGCAAGGAGACCATCTCCCGAGTTACTGGTGGTATGAAGGTCAAGGCTGACCGTGACGAGTCTTCCGTAGGTCAAATTTTCTTTACTCTTGCAAACATTGTGCTTATTCGTTGAATCACAGCCTTACGCTGCGATGCTTGCCGCTCAGGACGTTGCCGCTAAGTGCAAGGAGGTCGGCATTACCGCCCTCCACGTCAAGCTCCGTGCTACTGGTGGTACCGGCACCAAGCAACCCGGTCCCGGTGGTCAGGCCGCTCTCCGAGCCCTCGCCCGTGCCGGTATGAGGATCGGTCGAATTGAGGACGTTACCCCTACTCCTTCCGACTCCAccaggaggaagggtggtAGGCGTGGTAGGAGGTTGTAAGCTGCTTGCGGCTATGCAACCTTGGGTGCTCTTTTAAGGTCGCTGCTGAGCACGCATTTATGGCTTACGGATGCGATGGTAGACGTGATGTCATGATCCCGTGGCTCGCTGCGTTTTGAACTTCTTTTGTTACAGTTGCAAACAGCATCACTTCCACTGACACTGCGGATTCTAACATTTTACGAGCTGACTGTCTGACTTCTATGAGAACTCACAGCTCAAACTGATAAAAAATCCTAACATGGAATAGAACTGATCTATATTCATCACACATGACCTAAAATACGTGTCTTAAGATTACAAGGGTTCCAACATGACAACGGCCGACATCGCGACTGCTCAAACAACACACATTACGACATGACAACAAATAGTCACTCTAAAGAAAGTAACGAAAGTAACAGTGGAACGGATAACGTCCCTCCCGATTGAGGCCGTCAGTACTCATTCCAGTTATCGTACCCCCCTTCATCTACAAGTTCCAGACCAGCATATCGAGTCAGCAAGTGAATGTATGACATGGGCCATGCTCGGAATTCACataccttctcccttctcctcatcctcttcatattcttccttctcgtcaTCCATCACAACTAAACCGGCCGTTGAACTGCCTGTCAATCCAAGCCCTCGTAAAACATCATAATTAACACGACCAGAGAACTGCTTGGACTTGATAACAGACTGTACAGCTTGGTCGGAGGACTTGTAGGGACCTTTGTGAGGAGCGGTACGTTTGCGTTTTGGCTATGAAGGAGATTTGCGTTGGTAACCAGAAATGACAGTAGATTAGGGGAAGTTGAAAATACCTTATTTTTAGAAGGATCGTTACCTCTGGCTCTTTGGAGTGCAGctcttttttcttgtttttctACACAGAAATTAATCACTACAAGAAGCCCCTGGAAATCCTATGCAGAGACttacctttttcttcttccaaccaTTTACCATTCGAGCTCAACCacatccttgcccttgctTGCTTAGCATCCTCATCCAAGACAAACACAGCCTCCAgttcgtcatcatccagaTCATCCAAATCCGTATTCAACTGCCTTGCGTTTTTCTCCCTTAACCACCGCGCCCTCTTTACCGCTTCCATCTCTTGATGAACCTCTTTCGGATCCCTATTACCCCACCACATCTTGATACGACTCGCCATATTAGCTTGATAGAGGTTCTTCTCGCCGTGGAAATATTTTTCTTCGAAGAAGGTAATGACGGCCGCTTCATCGTCCCAAGCATCGAATATTTCATGCTTCTTCGCCGAACCTTCAGCTTGGCTAACGACCTTTAACTGGGTAGGTTCCAGAGCGgcatcatcgtcttcattctcttcattctcttcgtcctcatcctccagtCTTTCCGCATCAGACGCCAACTGCTCCAGCTCATCCATGtcgacatcttccaccGTGTCCGCCTGACCGAAGCCTTTGATACTTTTGAGCAGATCTGTCCTGTTGCGCCGTCGTTCTTCCCGCGCTTGAGTTGGGTCATCTCGCGCGGACTCAAGTTGTTGGACATAATCTGAAGGAGCGAGCGGGTCCAAAGTgtcgtcttcgtcgtcttcgcCAGAAGCAACGTTGGCGTCTTCGAAATCATGAGCAGCAGCTTGGAGGGCGCCGATCATTtgctcatcgtcgtcgGACGCATGACCTTTGTCTTTATCTAATTTTGCCTTCTTGATCGgtcgaccttcttcttccgcgTCCTCtttatcctcctcttcttcgccgaTCTCACCATCCAAGTACCGGCGTTTCCGTTCTTCCTGTGCCCGCTTCCTTTCTTGTTCCCTGACAATGGGTGGTTTCTCTATCTCGCTAACCTCATCTAGTTGTGATTCACTCAACGACCTCCATTCGCCCAcagtcttcttcgccataTCCGTTTGGGCAAACTCCAAAAGTCTTTTCTTGATCGTGTTTGGATGCACCTTGACCACTTGCGCAACCTCGTCCGGAGTCCTCAAGAAGTTGCTCATCCTGCCCGCAATGATCAAACAAGCACCACAGACACCTGCCGGGCGCCGACCTTGGGTCATCCAGTCTGCACGAAAACGACGAACGAGACGCGAAGCATCGGCTGCGACGGTGTTTACTTGGGCACCGAAGTTGAGACGATGCGCGAAACGAAGGTTGTAAATAGCCGGGTCGACTTCAGGCATGGGGTCAAGGAGATTAAGGGTGGATCTGAGTTTGAGATAGGTAGCACCGAGTTCAAAGACATTTATCTGTCGACCAGTTACGTTAGCAGTGCTACACTCTGTCGGGCATTTCTGCTTTAAACTTACACCCTTGTGCTCACTGAAGTCAATGAGCATATGTGCATCTTTCTTGAGTCGACATTGAAGATACAGACAACTCGCAATGATGTAGTCGGTTTTACGACCACGATTGAATTTATTATCGACAGCTAGTGAGAAGAATCGTATAGCGCCACGAGTGATAGCCGAACTAAGATGCATTTGTCGCGAAAGAGCTTCAATTCTTGATGCGCCTGGATAAGATTAACATATGATTGTTCCAAATGCAAAAAGAACCTACCTTGGGCTTTGATATTTTCGATATTTTGCTGTCCGCCTCGGCCGCCACGAGAACCAGCAACACCAGTCGCGTAATTTGACACGAAAGTACCTTGCACATGGACACGACCACCAGCAGACTCGGCAAACCCGACTTCAGAAACGAGAATACCTTCCTCCACGATTTGACCACATCGCTGACATCTGAGGATGCGTGTGAGCGACGATGTCTTGGTAGGCCGGGTGAAAGACATACACGATGTTACCGGCGCTTAAATCCGTCTCCAGTTGTCCATCCGGCCCACATT
Encoded here:
- a CDS encoding 40S ribosomal protein S14 (Match to ESTs gb|CF185919.1|CF185919, gb|CF194216.1|CF194216, gb|CF192709.1|CF192709; HMMPfam hit to Ribosomal_S11, Ribosomal protein S11, score: 230.9, E(): 2.3e-66), with protein sequence MAPKKVRAPQEAAVSLGPQVAEGENVFGVAHIFASFNDTFVHVTDLTGKETISRVTGGMKVKADRDESSPYAAMLAAQDVAAKCKEVGITALHVKLRATGGTGTKQPGPGGQAALRALARAGMRIGRIEDVTPTPSDSTRRKGGRRGRRL
- a CDS encoding hypothetical protein (HMMPfam hit to TFIIB, Transcription factor TFIIB repeat, score: 107.8, E(): 2.5e-29) gives rise to the protein MSVQRCPQCGPDGQLETDLSAGNIVCQRCGQIVEEGILVSEVGFAESAGGRVHVQGTFVSNYATGVAGSRGGRGGQQNIENIKAQGASRIEALSRQMHLSSAITRGAIRFFSLAVDNKFNRGRKTDYIIASCLYLQCRLKKDAHMLIDFSEHKGINVFELGATYLKLRSTLNLLDPMPEVDPAIYNLRFAHRLNFGAQVNTVAADASRLVRRFRADWMTQGRRPAGVCGACLIIAGRMSNFLRTPDEVAQVVKVHPNTIKKRLLEFAQTDMAKKTVGEWRSLSESQLDEVSEIEKPPIVREQERKRAQEERKRRYLDGEIGEEEEDKEDAEEEGRPIKKAKLDKDKGHASDDDEQMIGALQAAAHDFEDANVASGEDDEDDTLDPLAPSDYVQQLESARDDPTQAREERRRNRTDLLKSIKGFGQADTVEDVDMDELEQLASDAERLEDEDEENEENEDDDAALEPTQLKVVSQAEGSAKKHEIFDAWDDEAAVITFFEEKYFHGEKNLYQANMASRIKMWWGNRDPKEVHQEMEAVKRARWLREKNARQLNTDLDDLDDDELEAVFVLDEDAKQARARMWLSSNGKWLEEEKEKQEKRAALQRARGNDPSKNKPKRKRTAPHKGPYKSSDQAVQSVIKSKQFSGRVNYDVLRGLGLTGSSTAGLVVMDDEKEEYEEDEEKGEDEGGYDNWNEY